The stretch of DNA TGACAAAACAAAAGCCTCCGCGTGGTAGAAAGCAGTTGCCACACCGTTTTCCGCCACAAAGGAGGCTTTCGCGTGACGCAGCCTACCACAACAGAGTGCTTGCTGTTTCCTGATCTTCTCCGCAGGCCCGTCATCGCCTGTTTCGACGTCGATCACGGCAGCTCGGACGGTGGCGCGATCCTGCTCAAGGCCGCGGATCGCCGTAAGCGGTCAGGAATCGGCGTTCTTGACTTGGCGGTCGATCGCGGATCGTAGGGGGTCGGCAGCGAAGTGCTCCTTCCACAAGCGCGGCGTCAGTCTGGCGACATCGCTCGCCGGATGACGCTCAACACGCTGGAGCACGTCCACCAGGTAGGTGTACGGATCGACGCCCTGCAGCCGGCAGGTCACGAGCAGACTCTGGAAGACCCCGACGTACTTCGCCCCGATCTCGGTCCAGCAGAACATCCAATTCTTTCTCCCGAGGGCGATGGGTCGGATCTCCCGTTCGAGGTGATTCGTGTCGATTGGGACGTCGGGGTACTCGAGGAACACCCGAAGTGGCCCCTCCCGGGCGAGGGCGTACCCGGCCGCCTCCGCGAACGGATTCCGCGGCAGCAGGATCCGTGTCTCGAGCACCGTCTTTAGCCACTCGAAGAACTCGTCCACGATCGGCTTGCAGTGCACCGCCCGCAGCTCGAGCCGCTTCTCGTCGTCGAGCAGCCGCGGTTTCAGCCGGGCCTCCTCTTCGTACAGGCTCCGGATGTACGTCAGGGCCGTGTCTGTCAGCTCCGGCTCGACGTCTTCTGCCTCCAGGAACTGCCGGCGCGTGTGCGACCAGCACTGCGCGTGAACGATCTCGTTGGCCTTCACGACGAAACGCTCGTAGGCGATATAGCCGTCCGTGAGCAAGACCCCATGGTAGCTTCCCAGCAGCTCCTTCAGGATCGCGCCCGACCGCGACTCGGAGAACGGGAAGACGACCTCGCTACGGTCGCCGTAGATCGGCCAGAAGTAGCCGGTCTTCATCTTGCCCCGGCTCTTCAGCCCCGCCCGGATCGGTGTTTCGTCCATGGCCAGGCCCTTACTTTCCAACACCGACTCGAGCTGCGCCTCGTGGATCGGCTCCAGCAGGTCGCCGGTCCGATGGATCAGGCCCGTCAGCGTGGACCGCGCCAGGTGGACCCCAGCCGCCGCCAGGCGCTGGTGCTGTCGATACAGCGGCAGGTGGTACACGAACTTGTCAATCGCCATGCAAGCGAGCCAGCTCACGTCGGCCACACTCTTGCCGAGCACGGAGGGCGGCGCCGGCGGGCAGGTCAGCGTGCCGTCGGCCTTGCGCTTGACGACCGGCCGGATGTACTTCAGCACGACGTAGGAGGCCGGCCGCTGGGCCAGGCGGAACGTCGTCTTCTCGCTGACGATCTCGTGCTCGTCGTCGAGCGGAGGATGCGGGAGCCGGATCTCCTCGACGGGGACCGACTCGTCGAAGCGCAAGGGCTCTTCGCTGGCCGGCTCTTCGCTCCGGACGGCCCGGCTGCGACGACGGTGCTCGGCGACCGTGATCTCGGTCCCCGGCCCTGCCGCGACCTGGGTCCATTCACCGAGCGCGAGCTGGCGTCCCTCGGGATCGAGCGGCCGTCGCTCGGATTTCACTCCGAACAGCTGGCGTTTGAACCACTCGAGCTGCCGCGTCAACTCCCCGTTGCGGGCCACGAGCTCTTGGTGCGATGCGAGCAATGCGACGACGTCTTTACGTTTCAGTGTCGCTGCTTGCTCGTCGAATGTCATGCCCTATTTCTATCGCATCGCGCGCCGTTTACCAAGAATTATTCCGTCGAGAATCAAACGAAATGCTTGCTCACTGATCTCCTGCTTCGCTTCGCCCGACGGGAGATGGAATCGACCTCGCTCGAGCTGCTTCGCGAACAGGCAGTATCCGGTGCGGTCCCACGTCACGAGCTTGACGTAATTGCCTCGACGGTTGAAGAAGACGTACAGGCAACCCGACAGCGGATCCTCCTGCAGCAGGCCCTGGACCAGGCCCACCAGGCCTCGGAACGACTTCCTCATGTCCACCGGCTCGCAGTACGCGAGGATCCGCCGCGGCGACCACTCGACGAACACCGCCTACCCCCGGAACCGAAGGGACACGCCATTGGGCAGCGACACCTCCAGCGACCAACTCTCCGCCGGAGTCCCGGCCGGAGCCGCCGGGACGAGCTCGACGAATCGCGTCGCGGGAGTCGCCCCCAAACGCCGTCGCCAACGCTGCAGGCTGCTGAGCGCCAGACCTTCGCGGCGACAGAACTGCCGCGAGCCCTCGCCGCTCGATTCGAATCGCCGAAGAACCTCGGTCCACTGTTTCGCGGTACGTCGCACACGTCCGACGCGGCTCTTGGGCATCCCGTCCTCCTCGGCATCGGCGTCGCAGCGCCAGGGAATCCGGCGCACACCTATTCCTACCCGACGCAAAGGGAGATGGGAAGAACGCCGTCTTTTGACCGCTTACGGATCGCCGCCTCCGGCCATTCGCGATCCCCGGCAATCGACCAAGGTCACCCACGAAATCGGCGAGCTGCTCGCACAGCGAGTCCACGCCCTGGCCTGCGGCTACGCTGACGCGAACGACGCCGCTCGGCTCGCCGATGACCCCATTCACAAGCTGATCCT from Terriglobia bacterium encodes:
- the tnpB gene encoding IS66 family insertion sequence element accessory protein TnpB (TnpB, as the term is used for proteins encoded by IS66 family insertion elements, is considered an accessory protein, since TnpC, encoded by a neighboring gene, is a DDE family transposase.), encoding MFVEWSPRRILAYCEPVDMRKSFRGLVGLVQGLLQEDPLSGCLYVFFNRRGNYVKLVTWDRTGYCLFAKQLERGRFHLPSGEAKQEISEQAFRLILDGIILGKRRAMR
- a CDS encoding IS66 family transposase → MTFDEQAATLKRKDVVALLASHQELVARNGELTRQLEWFKRQLFGVKSERRPLDPEGRQLALGEWTQVAAGPGTEITVAEHRRRSRAVRSEEPASEEPLRFDESVPVEEIRLPHPPLDDEHEIVSEKTTFRLAQRPASYVVLKYIRPVVKRKADGTLTCPPAPPSVLGKSVADVSWLACMAIDKFVYHLPLYRQHQRLAAAGVHLARSTLTGLIHRTGDLLEPIHEAQLESVLESKGLAMDETPIRAGLKSRGKMKTGYFWPIYGDRSEVVFPFSESRSGAILKELLGSYHGVLLTDGYIAYERFVVKANEIVHAQCWSHTRRQFLEAEDVEPELTDTALTYIRSLYEEEARLKPRLLDDEKRLELRAVHCKPIVDEFFEWLKTVLETRILLPRNPFAEAAGYALAREGPLRVFLEYPDVPIDTNHLEREIRPIALGRKNWMFCWTEIGAKYVGVFQSLLVTCRLQGVDPYTYLVDVLQRVERHPASDVARLTPRLWKEHFAADPLRSAIDRQVKNADS